A window from Canis lupus familiaris isolate Mischka breed German Shepherd chromosome 18, alternate assembly UU_Cfam_GSD_1.0, whole genome shotgun sequence encodes these proteins:
- the ASCL2 gene encoding achaete-scute homolog 2, whose amino-acid sequence MDSGALPRPAPPAPGVSGCCAARRRPTSPELLRCSRRRRPGAPETGGGAAAVARRNERERNRVKLVNLGFQALRQHVPHGGASKKLSKVETLRSAVEYIRALQRLLAEHDAVRAALAEGLLAPAARTPAPCGPPGTPAAAAASPSCASSSPGRGGSSEPGSPRSAYSSDDSGCEGALSPVERELLDFSSWLGGY is encoded by the coding sequence ATGGACAGCGGCGCGctgccccggcccgcgccccccgcgcctgGCGTCTCGGGCTGCTGCGCCGCTCGGCGGAGACCCACGTCCCCAGAGCTGCTGCGCTGCAGCCGGCGGCGACGGCCGGGCGCGCCGGAGACTGGGGGTGGCGCGGCGGCTGTGGCGCGGCGCAACGAGCGCGAGCGCAACCGCGTGAAGCTGGTGAACTTGGGGTTCCAGGCGCTGCGGCAGCACGTGCCGCACGGCGGCGCCAGCAAGAAGCTGAGTAAGGTGGAGACGCTGCGCTCGGCGGTGGAGTACATCCGCGCGCTGCAACGCCTGCTGGCCGAGCACGATGCGGTGCGCGCCGCGCTGGCCGAGGGGCTCCTGGCGCCAGCCGCGCGCACCCCCGCGCCCTGCGGGCCTCCCGGgacccccgccgccgccgccgcctcgcctTCCTGTGCCTCGTCGTCCCCGGGCCGCGGGGGCAGCTCGGAGCCCGGCTCACCGCGCTCCGCCTACTCGTCGGACGACAGCGGCTGCGAGGGCGCGCTGAGCCCGGTGGAGCGCGAGTTGCTCGACTTCTCCAGCTGGTTAGGGGGCTACTGA